The Spiroplasma culicicola AES-1 genomic sequence GTAGGAAATCCTCCAGCTCCAACTCTTGTTGAATAAGCTTTAACAACTCCTAGAATCGAATCAACATATTTAAATCCAAGTCCTGTTCCTAAAGCAACATTACTTGCAGAACAATTTGAACTTGTAACGTATGGATAAGTTCCATGATCTATATCTAGCATTGCACCTTGTGCACCTTCAAATAAAACTTTTTTTCCTTCTTTAATTGCAGCTTCAACATATTCACCACTATCAATAATATTATTTTTGATAGTATTGTAATCTTCAATTAATTGGTTATATGTATTTTCAAAATCATTTAATTCAATGTTATACATATTCTTTAAAAATTTTTGTTGGTATAAATAAATTTGTTCAAATCTTTGTTTGAAATTTGGATTTGCAAGATCGCCAAGTCTCACTCCAATACGTGAAACTTTGTCTTGATAAGCTGGTCCAATTCCTCTTTTAGTTGTTCCAATTTTATTTTCACCTTTTGAATCTTCTTGTGCTCCATCAATTAGAATATGATAAGGTAATACAAGTTGTGTTCGATTTGAAATTAATAATGTTCCATATTCCACTCCAGAATTTTTAATAATTTCAAATTCACTAACAAGTTGTCTTAAATTTAAAACACAGCCATTTCCAATAACATTGATAACTTTTTTATTAAAAATTCCTGAAGGTATAATTGTTACTTTATGTTTTTGTCCGTTGAAATTAATTACATGTCCTGCATTATCTCCTCCAGAAAATCTCACTACTATATTTGTTTTTTGAGCAAAGTAGTCAGTAACTTTTCCTTTACCTTCATCACCTCATTGTGATCCAACAACAACTAATGTGTTATATTTTTTCATTTTGTTTCTCCTCTATTTGTTAAACATATTCATAACTTTTTTAAAATCAGAATCTTGAACAAAGATTTTTAAAAAGTCAGAAATATCATTTACTCTTTGTTTTATACTTTCAATTTCATTATTATTCATTTTTGATAAAACTCAATCAACGATTTTATATTCCTTATTTGGTGGAGGATCAATTCCAATTCTTAGTCTGTTAAACTGATCACTTCCCAATAAAGCAATAATATTTTTAATACCATTATGTCCTCCAGCGCTTCCTTTTTCTCTAAAGCGTGCTGAAGCAAGTGGTAAATCCTTATCATCATAAATCACAATTATATCTTTAATATTTATTTTATAAAAATTCATAATTGCAATTAATGCTTGTCCAGAAAGATTCATAAAAGTTTGAGGTTTTGCAAAAATAACTTTTTCACCATTAATTGATGAAAAAAATAATTGTGCTTTTAAATCTTCTTTTGAATTTTGAAATCCATATCTTTCAAGTAAACAATCAATAGCTATAAAACCAGCGTTATGACGTGTGACTTCATATTGTTTTCCTGGATTACCTAGTCCAATAATTAATTTAGGCATTTTATTTTTTAAATTCCTTTAAATATTCTTCAACAGTTTTTGTAAGTGAATCTTTAAAATCATGATATACATTTGTTAATGATGATTTTTCATATGAACTTAAAATCATATTTGAAAGTAAATTTGAAACTGTAACAATTTTTAATCCTTCAAATTTTCTTTCTTCAGGAATATCAATTGTATCTGTTACAATAACTTCTTTGACAATACCTTCATTAATTGCATCTTGCATTTTTGAAGTTGCATCTCCATTAAATAAACCATGACAAGCAAATAAATAAATATCTTCTGCTCCAGCTTCTTTTAAAGCTCTTGCTCCATTTATAATTGTTCCTCCAGTATCAATCATGTCATCAATAACAAAACAAGTTTTATTTTGGATATCTCCTAAAATGAATTCTACTTCTGCTTTATTTGGTTCAGGTCTTCTTTTTGCAATTACTGCAATTCCAGTTGTAATTTGTCCTGTATAACTGGCAACTCCATGAACTCTAGTAAGACCACCATGATCAGGTGAAACTAAGATACAGTTTTCAGGGTCTAATTTATTTTTAATAATTGTGTCGATAATTTCACTTGCCATAGTTTGTGCAGTTGAAAAATTATCTGTTGGAATATTAAAAAATCCCATAGTTTGTGCTGAATGAAGATCAACTGTAATTACACGATTTGCTCCAGCTGTTTCAATTAAATTTGCAACAAGTCTAGCAGTAATTGGTTGTCTTCCTTTTGCTTTTCTATCTTGACGTGCATATCCAAAATATGGAATAACCACATTAATTTTTTGTGCACTAGCTCTTTTAAATGCGTCAATGGCAATTAATAATTCCATTAAATTGTCACTCACAGGTTGATTAGTTGATTGAATAATATAAATTTCTTGTCCTCTCACTGAGTCAAGAGATTGTACTATCATCTCTCCATCCTTAAATTTTGAAGTTTTTGCTTGTGATTCTGTTACTTCTAATAAATCACAAACTTTTTTAGTTAATGGCTTATTTGATGATAATCCAAAGATTTTTATGCTATCTTTATTCATGTTTGTATTTATCTCCCCTTTAATAATAACAAATTTCAACTATTTATTTAGTCAAAAAGAAAATATAAAAAGTAAATTGAAAAAAACCTTGTCTGTGAGTATCAAAGAAAGGTATTTATATTAATAAATTAAAAAGTTTGGCCCTTGTAGACAAGGTTTTTGAACCTAAATTTATCTATTTACTAATTTAAAAATCATATATAATATAAAAAGTGACTAAAAAAGGGCATTTTATAAGGAGTTATTATGGGATTAGCAAATTTATACGATATATCACACAAAAATGGAGATAAAAAATTATATGAAAATACTGCAATAAAAATAAATAAAGGTGAGCACATCGCTTTAATAGGGCCAAACGGTGCTGGAAAAACAACTTTATTAAATATTATTGCAGGAAAAATTTTACCAGATAAAGGTGAAGTTGAAATTCATCCAAAAACTAAAATTGGTTATTTAGATCAACATCAAGATGTTGATGGTGAACAACTAGTTGAAGATTATTTAAAACTTGCATTTAGTTATCTATATGAATTAGAAGCAAGAATGAATAAAATTTATGAAGATATGGCAATTGAATATAACGAAGATGAATTAGTAAAAGCTTTAAAATACCAAGATACATTAAATTTAAATGACTTTGAAATGATTGATAAAAAAATTGGAAACCTAGTTGATGGATTAGGAATTGGTTTAGATAAGTTAAAAATGAAAATGGGAGAATTATCTGGGGGTCAAAGAGGAAAAGTTATTCTTGCAAAACTTTTACTAAGCGGTGATGATTTTTTACTTTTAGACGAACCTACAAACTTCTTAGATATTCAACAAGTTGAATGACTTGCAAAATTCTTACAGAACTATGAAAAGGCTTTTGTAATGGTATCTCATGATAATGATTTTATTAATAAAACTTGTGGCATTATTTACGCTTTAGATAATTTAAGACTAACTCGCTTTGTTGGAAACTATGATAAGTATCTAGCAGATTCAGAAATGCTTAAAGAACAATATGATAAAGCTTTTGCATCACAGCAAAAAACAATTAAGAAATTAGAAACTTTTGTTGCTAAAAATAAAGCTAGAGCAAGTACTGCAAAGTCTGCACAATCAAGACAAAAAATATTAGACAAAATGGATGTAATGAATGAAAGAAGAGATCTTACAAAACCAAATTTTAATTTTAATTATAAACGTCCAGCAAGTGCTACTATTTTAGAAGCTAAAAATTTAATTATTGGTTATGAACATCCGTTACTTCATGAATTAAACTTTTCTATTCGTGAAGGTGAAAAATGTATTATTACTGGAAGAAACGGGATTGGAAAAACTACATTTTTAAAAACTGCTTCAACAGAAATTAAACCTTTTGATGGTGGTGTTGAATTAGGAAATGGTGTTGAATACGCTTACTTTAAACAAATTGAAGATGTGACAGGAATTAATGCTGTTCAATATTTATTAAGAAAGTTTCCCGATATTACTGATTCAGAAGCTAGAGCAAAAATTGGACAATTTGGTGTTAAAAGTTCATTAATGATGCAACCAATGGAAAAACTATCTGGAGGAGAGCAAACAAGAGTAAGACTTGCAGCTCTAAGTATGATTCCATGTAGTCTTTTAGTACTTGATGAACCTACAAACCACATTGATGTATTAGCAAAAGAAGCACTTTTAGATGCAATACAAGCATTTAAAGGTACTGTTTTATTAACAACTCACGATATTAATTTTTCAACTTTATGAGCAGATAGAGTTATAGATTTTGAAACTTTAGTGTAAAATTATCTTATATCAAATTATATTGGGAGGTATTTTTATGGATAAAAACTTTGATTCTGGTTGTTTTAAATGTATTGAAGAAATGCAAAAAACAAACCAAGGTGGCGCTGCTGCAAGTATTTTAACAATGAAAATGCAACAAGGAATTGCACAACAAGATTTGGATAACATTCACTTATGTGCAAAACATTCTTAAAAAAAAGATATCTTACGATATCTTTTTTTTAATAAATGTTGATCCACTTCCTGACATTATACCCTCTTTTGTATATTGTTCTAATTCTGGATAAAGTGTAACTGCTGCTTTAGTAAGATAATTTATTTCTTGGTTATAACCTACTTTATCAAATTGTTCATAGACTGCTTTGGTTTCACAATTTATATTTGTAAAGATTAAATCTTCTTTAAAAATTTTAATATTGCTCTCAGTTTTTTCAACTATTTCACCATAACCTTTTACAATTGCTACATCAAATCCCGAAATAAAATAATAAGAATCATACCCAACTTTAAGTGCTATTTCATTTCAAATTGTTTGAGAAATTTTACAATCTCCTATTAAATATTTTGCTAATGCAATTGCATTACTTGTTCCCCCACCAAGTCCTGAACCGATAGGAATCTTTTTTTCTAATCTAATTGTAAAGAATTCAGTGATTATATTATTTTTTCTTAGTATATTTAAAACATCAAAAATAAAATTTGATTTAGTTAATTGCTCAATATTACATTCAATGACATCCTGAGCTAAACTATTTTTTTCTATAATTAAAGTATCATACAGGTTTTCAACCTTTGTAATTAAACTTTCAATTTTATGATATCCACTATTATCTTTGGGAAATACTTTTAAATTTAAATTTACTTTTGCATAAGAATTTATTTTCATTGAGCTACCTCATTATATATAGATATAAAATCTTCAATACTTAAATTTTCTGGCCTTTTCATAGGATTAATTTTTAATTTTTCCAATGCTAATTGTGATTGAGATTTATTAGCAGTTAATTGCCCTAAATTATTCAATATTGTTTTTCTTTTATTGTTAAAAAGTTTTCTAACCATTTCAACAAATTTTTGATCATCATTTACACTATTCAAATATTTATTATTAAATTTTAGACTTATAATTGCTGAATCAACTTTTGGAACTGGTCTAAACATATTTTTATTTACAGTAAATTCATATTTTAATTCAGAATAAAACTGACATGCAATAGAAAGATTATTATAATTATTTTCATTTTGTTTTGCACAAATTCTTGTTGCGACTTCTTTTTGAACCATAAAAATAGCTGCATCTAAATTAGTAGAAAAATTTAAAGTTCTAAAAATTATTTGACTAGTAATGTAATAAGGTGTATTTGATATTAATGAGATTTTTTTATAACCTAATTTTAAGAATTGCTCAAAGTCTATATTTAAGACATCATCAATTATTAGTTCAAAGTTTGGCTCTGTAATTTCAAATTTTAGAACATACTCCATATCCTTATCAATTTCAATTGCAATAACTTTTTCAAATCTCTTAACAAGTTCTTTAGTTAAAGCTCCTCTTCCTGGACCAATTTCTATTATTAAATGTTTTTCATCTTGATCTAAAATATTTATAATTTTATTAATTAAATTTTTATCACTAATAAAGTTTTGACCAAATTTTTTCTTTGCAAATTCCATTTAAGATACTCCTAAAATTTTTTTAACATCTTCAACATTTAAATTTAATAAGTTTAATCATTGAAATAATTTTTTTGAATTAATTTTTTCATTTCAATTAAAGTGACTGGCAATTTTGATTCTATTTTTTATATTATAAAAGTCATTTTCTAAATATTGTTTTCAAGTTAAAGTTTCTATTTCTTTTCCATTAAATTGTATCAAGTTTTTTAATGCTTCACGTATATCTTCTTCATTTGCTTCTGCGATTCCAATTTTTTTTGAATTTTTTATGCTTTTCTTATTGATAAATGCGTTAAAACATTTAAAATTAAGATATGCATTAATGGTATCGCGGATTTTAACTCCAGGACCATCAGGGTCTGTAAAAATTATTACACCTCGTACATCATTAAGGTCACGTATCAATTGTAAAATTTTATTATCTAAGGCAAGTCCATTTGTTTCAATGGTATCAATATTATCAGATCCATAAATTAATTTTAGTTTATTAGTGTCTGTTTTACCTTCAACAATTATGACTTGTTCAATTTTCATATCAAATAACACCTTTCTTATACTTTAACTAGTATTTTTATAGTTATTATAGTATAATTATACACGAAGGGTTTTTTTCTTATAGAGGAGGAAATAAATATGGCATCATGAGACCGTAAAAGAGAATTCGTTGCTTTAGACTTAGGTACTGCTAACGTAGTAGCATACTTAGGGGGACAAGGGATCATTTATAATGAACCTTCAACAATGGCATACGATGTACATACAAACACAGTTATAGCAGCTGGAGAACAGGCTTACGAAATGGTTGGTAAAACTAACGAAGACATTAGAATGGTTGTACCATTAGTTGACGGAGTTATTGCTGACTTAGACGCTGCAAAAGATTTAATCAAAATCATCTTTTCACGTATCAAATTATCAGATATCTTAAAAAATGCTTTAGTAGTTCTTGCCTGCCCTTCAGGAGTTACTGAATTAGAAAGAGGAGCATTGAAACAAGTTGTTGCTGATATGGGAGCAAAAAATGTTCTTGTTGAAGAAGAAGTTAAATTATCAGCTATTGGAGCTGGAATTAACATCTCAATCGCTAGTGGACACTTAGTTGTTGACATTGGTGGGGGAACAACAGATATCGCTATTATTTCTGCTGGAGATATTGTTATCTCAAGATCAATCAAAACAGCTGGAAATCACTTTGACGAAGAAATTAGAAAATACATTCGTGCAGAGTACAACGTACTAATCGGAATTAAAACTGCTGAAAAAATTAAAATTGAGATCGGTTCATTAACAAAAATCGATAACGGACGTACATTCCGTGCATTCGGAAGAGACGTTATTTCAGGGTTACCAAGAGAAGTTGTTATTTCACCAGATGAAGTAAAAAATGCATTATTAGCACCATTTTCAAAAATTACTGACTTAATTGTTGAAGTAATGGAAAATACACCTGCTGAATTAGCTGGAGATATTATTAGAAATGGTATTACTATTTGTGGTGGTGGAGCTTTATTAAGAGGAATCGATACATACTTTGAATCAATTTTCCAATTAAAAGTTACAAAAGCTCAAGATCCTTTATTAACAGTTATTGAAGGAACTAAAGAATACGAAAAACAAATCGAAAAATGATTAGACGTAGTTGAATTACGTGATTCAAGAGAATACAACATTAAATAATAAAAAAGAAGCTAGAAGTTACAAGCTTCTTTTTTATTTTATTGCCATTTTTTTACAAAATAATACAACTATTATAATAAAAATAGTTAAAATATATTTAGATAGTTGAGGGATACTTATGGCAAAAATAACTTTAAACCAGAGAAGACACATCGCAATTGATGTTGGTACAAGTAAAACAAAAATTCACATTGAAAATTTAGGTCTAGTATTTAATGCAGCAACATTGGTTGCCCTAGATTTTAAAACTAGAAGAGTAGTAGCAGTTGGAGATGATGCCAAAAAGTTTGTGGGGAAACTTAGTGGATCATTACAACTTAAATATCCTATGAAACGTGGTGTCATTACAGATATGGCTATGCTTAAACTATTTTTATCAGCTGTTTTAAGTAAATATAAAAATGAATTGGATGGAGCAATTGTTACATTGGCTTGCCCTACAAGTGTAACTACTTTAGAAAGAAATTCCTTAATTAAATCAATTAAGGAATTGGGTGTATATCATGTTCAAGCTGAAGATGATGTTAAGCTTGCCCTATTAGGTGCTGGAGTTGATATTACAAAACCTAATGGTTACTTATGTTTAGATATTGGAGCTGGAAAATCAACAGCTGCAATTATTGCAACTAATGGTACAGTATGTACAAAATGATCAAAATCTGGGGGAAACTCAATGGATTTAGATATAATAAAACATTTAAAAAGCAAAGAACAAATGTTAATTGGAGAAATAACAGCAGAATCAATTAAAAATTCTATTGCTACTTTAATTAAAACAAAAGAACCTTTAAAAACTAGTGCCTATGGATATGATTTAAATTCAGGTCTTCCAAAAGAAGTAATATTACAAGATAAAGATATTCTAAAAATTGTGCAATCAACATTTGGAAATTTAACAAACTTAATAACTACAGTTCTTGAAGAAGCTCCCAACGAATTAGCTGGAGATGTTATTAAAAATGGAATTGTTGTAACTGGAGGAGTTGCATTAATTCCTGGAGTTAAATTTTATTTAGAAGATTTCTTTGAAATACCTGTTAGAGTTGCTAAAAATGCTTTAACAGCAACAATTGATGGAGCAATTGCTCACAAAGAATTGACAATTGAAGACATGGAATTTAGTTCACAAAAAGAGGAATTTTTCTAGATTCCTCTTTTTTATTTTTTAATGTGCTACACTCTATATGGTGTTGAGAATGAGTAAGAAAAAAATCTATGAATATAACAATGAGCTAATCCCTCAAGTTGATAAGATATATTTTCATAAAACATTTGAAGTATGTTTACATAAGCAAATTTGTCTAGATAAAAGAGATGAATTATATAAATGTACTTCATGTTTTACAGTTTTTTTATTTAATAAAGCAAATTTTAAGAATTTTAAAAAAAGAATTATTAAAGAATTTGATTTTGAAACTGCAGAAAAGGATTTAAAGAAAAAAATTCAAGAAAAAGAAAATGAAATTGAATATGAAGAAGACTTAAAAACTTATTATGATTTATATTAATTATCATTTTTTTAAGTTATAATCTTTCTATATATTTCTACAGACAATTTTCATATTGAAAGTTGTCTTTTTTTATGTTAAAATCATATCAGATTATGTATTCTACTTTTAACTAGAAATACGTAATTCATTTTTAAAATAAATTAAAAGAAAAAGGAGAGCGTAACATGGCAAATAAAAAACCAACATTCGTGTCAATGGACTTAGGTACTGCAAACACACTTGTTTACATTGCTGGACAAGGTATTGTTTATAACGAACCTTCAATCGTTGCATACAGAATTAAAGAAAACAAAATCGTTGCTGTAGGGGAAGAAGCTTACAAAATGATCGGGAAAGGTAACAAAACAATCCGTGTTGTTAGACCAATGGTTGATGGAGTTATTACTGACATTAGAGCAACTGAAGCTCAATTAAGATATATTTTTACAAAATTAAGAATTACAAAACAATTAAGACACTCAATCATGCTATTAGCATGTCCTTCAGTTATTACTGAATTGGAAAAAACAGCGTTGAAAAAAATCGCTATTAACTTAGGAGCAGACCAAGTATTCGTTGAAGAAGAAGTTAAAATGGCTGCTTTAGGTGGAGGAGTAAATATTTATGCTCCAACAGGAAACTTAATCGTTGATATGGGTGGGGGAACTACTGATATTGCTGTATTAGCATCAGGAGATATCGTTCTATCAAAATCAATTAAAGTTGCTGGAAACTACTTAAATGATGAATGTCAAAAATTCATTAGATCACAATACGGACTAGAAATCGGTTCAAAAACAGCTGAATCAATTAAAGTTAACGTTGGATCATTATCAAAATACCCAGACGAAAGACGTATGAAAGTTTATGGTCGTGACGTTGTTTCTGGATTACCAAGAGAAATCGAAATTACACCAGAAGAAGTACGTGAGGTATTGAAAGTACCAGTATCAAGAATTATTGACTTAACAGTTCAAGTATTAGAAGATACACCACCAGAATTAGCTGGAGATATCTTTAGAAATGGTATTACTATTTGTGGAGGTGGAGCCTTGATTAGAGGAATCGACAAATACTTCGCAGATACATTACAATTACCAACAAAAATTGGTGAACAACCATTATTAGCCGTAATTAACGGAACTAAAAAATTCGAATCAGAAATCTGAGAAATTATTAAAGCTCAAAGATTACACGATGACATCATGGGTAGATAATCCCTTTTAAAGTTTTATTAGATATATAACAATAAAAGGAGGTTTATATTCATGTATATTGAAACAAATAGACCTTTCATTTCCCTAGATCTAGGAACAAGCAATATCCTTGCTTATGTCTCAGGTCAGGGAATTGTTTATAGTCAACCAAGTTTAATGGCTTATGATAATAACCTAAATAAACTTATTGCTATTGGCCAAGAAGCTTATGAAATGGTCGGAAAAGTAAATGATCACATTAGAATGGTTACTCCATTAGTTGATGGAGTTATTGCAGACTTAGATGCTGCAAAAGATTTATTAAAGCATATCTTTGACAGACTAAAAATGATGAACTTTTGAAAATCATCTGTTGTTGTGCTTGCGTGTCCGAGTGGAGTTACTGAATTAGAGCGTGATGCTTTAAAAATGGTTGCCAAAGACATGGGAGCTGACTTAGTGGTTGTAGAAGAAGAAGTTAAAATGTCTGCACTAGGTGCTGGAGTTAACATCGAATTACCTATGGGGCACTTAATTGTTGATATTGGTGGGGGAACTACTGATATTGCAATTGTTGCTTCTGGAGATGTTGTACTTTCAAGATCTGTTAAAGTTGCTGGAAACTATTTCAATGATGAAATATTGAAATTCGTTCGTGCTGAATACAACATTGCTGTGGGAATTAAAACTGCAGAAAACATTAAGAAAAACATTGGTTCATTAGTGAAATATCCAAATGAACGTTCAATGCAAATTTATGGTAGAGATATTGTTTCTGGTTTACCAAAAGAAGCAAAAGTCAATTCTGAAGAAATTAGAAATGTTCTTTTAGGAGCATTTGGACGAATTACTGATTTAGTAATTGAAGTTATGGAAAGTACACCTCCTGAATTAGCTGGAGATATCATGAAAAATGGTATCGTGTTATGTGGTGGTGGAGCATTAGTAAGAAACGTTGATAAATATTTCCATGATATTTTCCAATTACCTACAAGAATTGCAGCAGATCCTTTGAACTGTGTTATTGAAGGAACTAAAGCATACGAAAAAATAATTTTAAGAAAAATTGAAGAAGGCTTCTATGATGATAGTCAAGAAACATTCCTACAAACATTAAAAAAATAAGGTTTACACCTTATTTTTTTTCTGCTCTTTTTGTTTTTGTTTTTCTAACTTTTCTTTTGCTTTAGTTTGCTCTTTTAATTGTTTTATTTTGGCAATTTCTTCTTTTTCTTCTGGGGTTTTCTTTTTAAAGATTGAAAACACTCCATCATTTTTTTGATCTGGTAATAATAAGTTTAAGGTTACTCCTGAAACAGTTGCAACAAACATTCCAGTTAATTGGAAACCTGAATTTCCAAATGATATTGCAACTCCCGAAACTCCCATTCCTACTCCAACAGCTAATGTCACAGATAAAACAATAAAGTTTTTAGTATTACTAAAGTCAATTTTGTTATCAACCATAATTTTGACACCATTTGAGGCAATTAATCCAAATAAGATAACCCCTATTCCTCCCATTACGGGTTTTGGAATCATCATTATTAATTGATTAATTGGGGCAATGAAACTCATAGTTAATGCCATAATTGCAGCAAGTCCTGTAACTCATACACTTGCAATTTTTGTCATTCCTACAACACTTGTATTTTCAGAATAAGTTGCATTAACAGGTCCCCCAACTATACCAGCAAACATAATTGATACTCCATCAGCCATTAGTGTACGACTAATTCCAGGGTCTTTAATATAATCTCTATTTGTTAAAGTTCCAATATTAATGTGATCTCCTAAATGCTCTGTAATTGTTATCAATGAAATTGGTACAATTGATAACACAGCTGGAGCAATTTTTGATGAATCAACATTGGTAATATTTTTAAAACTTGGATATCATTCCCAATTTTTTACATCTGTTATTAAATCAGTTTCAATTAATTTAATTCCTGTAAAACTAAATGAGAAGTGAATAATAACTACAACTACATATCCAATTACTAATGCCATTAAAATTGGAACTGCTTTTAAAAAGCTTTTAGCTTTTAAAACACAGATTGCAGCAACAATAATTGTAAATAATCCAATTAAAATTGCCAATCATTGAGGATAATTCAGTCCAACTTCTTCAATTGAAG encodes the following:
- a CDS encoding adenylosuccinate synthase, producing MKKYNTLVVVGSQWGDEGKGKVTDYFAQKTNIVVRFSGGDNAGHVINFNGQKHKVTIIPSGIFNKKVINVIGNGCVLNLRQLVSEFEIIKNSGVEYGTLLISNRTQLVLPYHILIDGAQEDSKGENKIGTTKRGIGPAYQDKVSRIGVRLGDLANPNFKQRFEQIYLYQQKFLKNMYNIELNDFENTYNQLIEDYNTIKNNIIDSGEYVEAAIKEGKKVLFEGAQGAMLDIDHGTYPYVTSSNCSASNVALGTGLGFKYVDSILGVVKAYSTRVGAGGFPTELNDAIGDGIRERGNEYGSNTKRPRRIGWLDAVALKYSIRTSGLDKLFITLLDVLSGMDEIKICNKYLLDGREITNVPATSEEFEKCEPVYISTPGWSEDITKVTSFTELPDAAKNYLKLIEKICETDIVGFSVGPDRTQTVLLEEVF
- the pth gene encoding aminoacyl-tRNA hydrolase; the protein is MPKLIIGLGNPGKQYEVTRHNAGFIAIDCLLERYGFQNSKEDLKAQLFFSSINGEKVIFAKPQTFMNLSGQALIAIMNFYKINIKDIIVIYDDKDLPLASARFREKGSAGGHNGIKNIIALLGSDQFNRLRIGIDPPPNKEYKIVDWVLSKMNNNEIESIKQRVNDISDFLKIFVQDSDFKKVMNMFNK
- a CDS encoding ribose-phosphate diphosphokinase; amino-acid sequence: MNKDSIKIFGLSSNKPLTKKVCDLLEVTESQAKTSKFKDGEMIVQSLDSVRGQEIYIIQSTNQPVSDNLMELLIAIDAFKRASAQKINVVIPYFGYARQDRKAKGRQPITARLVANLIETAGANRVITVDLHSAQTMGFFNIPTDNFSTAQTMASEIIDTIIKNKLDPENCILVSPDHGGLTRVHGVASYTGQITTGIAVIAKRRPEPNKAEVEFILGDIQNKTCFVIDDMIDTGGTIINGARALKEAGAEDIYLFACHGLFNGDATSKMQDAINEGIVKEVIVTDTIDIPEERKFEGLKIVTVSNLLSNMILSSYEKSSLTNVYHDFKDSLTKTVEEYLKEFKK
- a CDS encoding ABC-F family ATP-binding cassette domain-containing protein; this encodes MGLANLYDISHKNGDKKLYENTAIKINKGEHIALIGPNGAGKTTLLNIIAGKILPDKGEVEIHPKTKIGYLDQHQDVDGEQLVEDYLKLAFSYLYELEARMNKIYEDMAIEYNEDELVKALKYQDTLNLNDFEMIDKKIGNLVDGLGIGLDKLKMKMGELSGGQRGKVILAKLLLSGDDFLLLDEPTNFLDIQQVEWLAKFLQNYEKAFVMVSHDNDFINKTCGIIYALDNLRLTRFVGNYDKYLADSEMLKEQYDKAFASQQKTIKKLETFVAKNKARASTAKSAQSRQKILDKMDVMNERRDLTKPNFNFNYKRPASATILEAKNLIIGYEHPLLHELNFSIREGEKCIITGRNGIGKTTFLKTASTEIKPFDGGVELGNGVEYAYFKQIEDVTGINAVQYLLRKFPDITDSEARAKIGQFGVKSSLMMQPMEKLSGGEQTRVRLAALSMIPCSLLVLDEPTNHIDVLAKEALLDAIQAFKGTVLLTTHDINFSTLWADRVIDFETLV
- a CDS encoding GHMP family kinase ATP-binding protein — translated: MKINSYAKVNLNLKVFPKDNSGYHKIESLITKVENLYDTLIIEKNSLAQDVIECNIEQLTKSNFIFDVLNILRKNNIITEFFTIRLEKKIPIGSGLGGGTSNAIALAKYLIGDCKISQTIWNEIALKVGYDSYYFISGFDVAIVKGYGEIVEKTESNIKIFKEDLIFTNINCETKAVYEQFDKVGYNQEINYLTKAAVTLYPELEQYTKEGIMSGSGSTFIKKKIS
- the rsmA gene encoding 16S rRNA (adenine(1518)-N(6)/adenine(1519)-N(6))-dimethyltransferase RsmA, with translation MEFAKKKFGQNFISDKNLINKIINILDQDEKHLIIEIGPGRGALTKELVKRFEKVIAIEIDKDMEYVLKFEITEPNFELIIDDVLNIDFEQFLKLGYKKISLISNTPYYITSQIIFRTLNFSTNLDAAIFMVQKEVATRICAKQNENNYNNLSIACQFYSELKYEFTVNKNMFRPVPKVDSAIISLKFNNKYLNSVNDDQKFVEMVRKLFNNKRKTILNNLGQLTANKSQSQLALEKLKINPMKRPENLSIEDFISIYNEVAQWK
- the rnmV gene encoding ribonuclease M5, with amino-acid sequence MKIEQVIIVEGKTDTNKLKLIYGSDNIDTIETNGLALDNKILQLIRDLNDVRGVIIFTDPDGPGVKIRDTINAYLNFKCFNAFINKKSIKNSKKIGIAEANEEDIREALKNLIQFNGKEIETLTWKQYLENDFYNIKNRIKIASHFNWNEKINSKKLFQWLNLLNLNVEDVKKILGVS
- the mreB gene encoding rod shape-determining protein, whose translation is MASWDRKREFVALDLGTANVVAYLGGQGIIYNEPSTMAYDVHTNTVIAAGEQAYEMVGKTNEDIRMVVPLVDGVIADLDAAKDLIKIIFSRIKLSDILKNALVVLACPSGVTELERGALKQVVADMGAKNVLVEEEVKLSAIGAGINISIASGHLVVDIGGGTTDIAIISAGDIVISRSIKTAGNHFDEEIRKYIRAEYNVLIGIKTAEKIKIEIGSLTKIDNGRTFRAFGRDVISGLPREVVISPDEVKNALLAPFSKITDLIVEVMENTPAELAGDIIRNGITICGGGALLRGIDTYFESIFQLKVTKAQDPLLTVIEGTKEYEKQIEKWLDVVELRDSREYNIK
- a CDS encoding rod shape-determining protein — its product is MAKITLNQRRHIAIDVGTSKTKIHIENLGLVFNAATLVALDFKTRRVVAVGDDAKKFVGKLSGSLQLKYPMKRGVITDMAMLKLFLSAVLSKYKNELDGAIVTLACPTSVTTLERNSLIKSIKELGVYHVQAEDDVKLALLGAGVDITKPNGYLCLDIGAGKSTAAIIATNGTVCTKWSKSGGNSMDLDIIKHLKSKEQMLIGEITAESIKNSIATLIKTKEPLKTSAYGYDLNSGLPKEVILQDKDILKIVQSTFGNLTNLITTVLEEAPNELAGDVIKNGIVVTGGVALIPGVKFYLEDFFEIPVRVAKNALTATIDGAIAHKELTIEDMEFSSQKEEFF